CGCGGCGAAGCGATCACCTCGATTTTCGTCAACAACGCGATTTACGGCATGACGGGCGGGCAGATGGCGCCGACGACGCCGCTCGGCAACAAGACCACCACGACGCCGTTCGGGCGCGCGGCGCACAAGGACGGCTACCCGATCCACATCTCCGAGGTGCTGTCCGCGCTGGACGGTCCGGTGTATATCGAGCGCGTCGCTCTGGGCAATGTGAAGCAGATCCTGGCGGCGAAGCGCGCCATCCGGAAGGCTCTGGAAAACCAGGTGAAAGGGCTGGGCTTCTCGCTGGTGGAAGTGCTGTCTCCGTGCCCGACGATCTGGAAAATGGACCCTGTGGAGGCGCAGCGTCATGTGCGGGAGTTCATGACCACGCTGTACCCGCTGGGCGTGAAGTGCGACCGCACGGCGCAGGCGCAGCCGCTGCCCGCGCCGCCGCCGGCTCCGCCGCTCGAGGAGTTTCCCCGGCTGCTGAGGATTCCGACCGAAGAAGCTCCGGTGCAGCGCAGCGGAGCGATGGGCGAAGTGGATTGCCGCATCAAGGTGGCGGGCTTCGGCGGACAGGGCGTGCTGCTTCTGGGGCAGCTGATCGCCGAGGCGGGAATGGATTACGGTCTGGAAGTATCGTGGCTGCCGAGCTACGGACCGGAGATGCGTTCGGGCACGTCGAACTGCCACGTGCGGCTGTCGACGCGCGCGATCGATTCGCCGCTGGTTTCGAAATCGCACGTCCTGATTGCGCTGAACGAGCCGTCGCTGCGCAAGTTCATGCCCGCCGTGCTGCCGGGCGGCACGGTGCTGTACAACGGCGCGGAGATTCCGGAGGACCTGCGCAGGAACGACGTGACGGTCTACGCGCTGCCGTTCTTCGAGATCGCCGACAAGGAAGGCGCAGCCAAGGCGGGCAACATCGTGGCGCTGGGAGCGCTGCTGGAAGCCACGCGGCTGCTGCCTGCGG
This DNA window, taken from Bryobacteraceae bacterium, encodes the following:
- a CDS encoding ketoisovalerate oxidoreductase, whose translation is MPDTIPANMKPVHEKAECLYESYFRKGENPHQTHYCPGCGHGITLKLLAEAIDELGIRDRVIVVSPVGCSVFLYYYFDTGNVQVAHGRAPAAATGLKRSRPDAIVISYQGDGDLAAIGSAEILHAANRGEAITSIFVNNAIYGMTGGQMAPTTPLGNKTTTTPFGRAAHKDGYPIHISEVLSALDGPVYIERVALGNVKQILAAKRAIRKALENQVKGLGFSLVEVLSPCPTIWKMDPVEAQRHVREFMTTLYPLGVKCDRTAQAQPLPAPPPAPPLEEFPRLLRIPTEEAPVQRSGAMGEVDCRIKVAGFGGQGVLLLGQLIAEAGMDYGLEVSWLPSYGPEMRSGTSNCHVRLSTRAIDSPLVSKSHVLIALNEPSLRKFMPAVLPGGTVLYNGAEIPEDLRRNDVTVYALPFFEIADKEGAAKAGNIVALGALLEATRLLPAEVVDQAMARVIKSDKWLEIDRRALSRGMEAIRSMKTQPAKEPCHA